The Candidatus Methylacidiphilales bacterium genome has a window encoding:
- a CDS encoding rhodanese-like domain-containing protein: protein MHSKPLWYSSNESLLDSEVHYPIVIEVAKNSSIKYRQLKFPSNYLFLPIQQLMNTRYDRNGYLCTIEEFQNAFGELLKISNGYFFICGNDDYISSSRCIWTMHAFGIYHCSIWNGTIENCIAYIESGLLNNKFSKPIITNQALPVSINNTVIADANFIVSQTNNPSYKILDVRTIEEFTGEERKNCTRGGHIPNAIHLPHLYFYSETDSRELRPVNNILDKLVSLGINKDSKVICYCHTHMRSSFVYCVLKYSGFQHVLGYPGAFNDWELNHTRSVITGFQK, encoded by the coding sequence ATGCACAGCAAACCTTTGTGGTATTCATCGAATGAATCTCTTTTAGATAGCGAAGTTCACTATCCAATAGTAATTGAAGTGGCTAAAAATTCTTCGATTAAATATCGACAATTAAAATTTCCGTCTAACTACTTATTTTTACCAATACAACAATTAATGAATACAAGATATGACCGAAATGGGTATTTATGCACTATTGAAGAATTTCAAAATGCATTTGGGGAACTTCTAAAAATAAGTAATGGGTATTTTTTCATCTGTGGAAATGATGACTACATATCAAGTTCACGCTGTATCTGGACAATGCACGCCTTCGGAATATACCACTGTTCAATTTGGAATGGCACTATCGAAAATTGCATTGCATATATCGAATCAGGTTTATTAAACAATAAATTTAGCAAGCCAATTATCACTAATCAAGCATTGCCAGTTTCCATAAATAATACCGTAATAGCTGATGCAAATTTCATAGTTTCACAAACTAACAATCCTTCGTATAAAATTCTTGATGTTAGAACAATAGAAGAATTTACTGGTGAGGAGAGAAAAAACTGCACACGAGGCGGACATATTCCAAACGCAATTCACTTACCTCATCTCTATTTTTATAGTGAAACAGACTCACGTGAGCTCAGGCCAGTAAATAATATATTAGATAAGTTAGTTTCGCTAGGTATAAATAAAGACAGTAAAGTTATTTGCTATTGCCACACCCACATGAGATCTTCTTTTGTATACTGCGTACTCAAATACTCTGGATTTCAACATGTTCTTGGATATCCAGGCGCATTTAATGATTGGGAATTAAATCATACCCGATCTGTAATTACCGGTTTTCAAAAATAA
- the dnaX gene encoding DNA polymerase III subunit gamma/tau, which translates to MNHIALARTYRPKIMTDMVGQEHIVIPISKSLEVEKVHHAYLFSGTRGVGKTSLARILVKSLNCENGITPTPCLKCRNCISCDENSYIDFIELDAASHSKVEETRELLETAIYPPSISRKKIILLDEVHMLTKHSFNALLKTLEEPPPYLVFIFATTELEMIPETIRSRCLLFHFRPVPIDMIVSVLSKVLQNEKIDYTNESLIAIAEAANGSIRDSLNILETALFASDTGITLESVKTILGPSSQSLVQLFFQFVVNDSKSDFESAIKMIDTYSGEPLQILDTIIQELQQASLAPYSNQTNNTHYLIAEMLQKLQPHLLQVFMQIVLDTRKNYSYYPNGKSAVINSILRIALVNKSWGAKEYSNSSPFTTHSKITNNSHPVVEQIASLSTVTITEHQKRFK; encoded by the coding sequence ATGAATCACATTGCGCTTGCAAGAACATATAGACCAAAGATTATGACTGATATGGTCGGGCAAGAGCACATTGTTATCCCTATTTCCAAATCGCTTGAAGTAGAAAAAGTTCACCATGCGTATTTATTCTCAGGCACTAGAGGAGTTGGAAAAACTAGCCTCGCAAGAATATTGGTAAAAAGTTTAAATTGTGAAAATGGGATCACACCTACACCTTGTTTAAAGTGCAGAAATTGTATTTCTTGTGATGAAAATTCTTATATCGATTTTATTGAATTAGACGCTGCTTCACACTCCAAGGTCGAAGAAACTAGAGAGTTACTGGAAACTGCAATTTATCCACCGTCAATAAGTAGAAAAAAAATAATTTTATTAGACGAAGTTCATATGCTAACAAAACATAGTTTTAATGCTCTACTAAAAACTCTAGAAGAGCCTCCGCCATATCTAGTTTTTATTTTTGCCACAACTGAGTTAGAAATGATACCTGAAACTATTAGGTCGAGATGCCTACTATTTCATTTCAGACCAGTTCCAATTGATATGATCGTTTCAGTTCTTTCGAAGGTTTTACAGAATGAAAAAATTGATTATACTAATGAATCTCTTATTGCAATTGCTGAGGCTGCAAATGGAAGCATTAGAGATTCTCTAAATATTTTGGAAACAGCTTTATTTGCTTCAGATACTGGAATTACTTTAGAGTCTGTTAAAACTATCTTAGGCCCTTCATCTCAATCGTTAGTGCAATTGTTTTTTCAATTTGTAGTAAATGATTCCAAAAGTGATTTTGAATCAGCTATTAAAATGATTGACACTTATTCCGGTGAACCTTTGCAGATACTTGATACTATAATTCAAGAATTGCAACAAGCATCGTTAGCGCCTTATTCTAATCAAACAAATAATACTCATTATTTAATTGCTGAGATGCTTCAAAAATTGCAGCCACATTTATTACAAGTGTTTATGCAAATTGTACTTGACACAAGAAAAAATTATTCGTATTATCCAAATGGAAAATCTGCCGTTATAAACTCTATACTACGAATAGCATTAGTAAATAAAAGTTGGGGTGCAAAAGAGTATTCTAATTCTAGCCCATTTACAACACATTCAAAAATTACTAATAACTCACATCCTGTTGTTGAGCAAATAGCATCATTATCAACAGTAACTATTACAGAGCATCAAAAGAGATTCAAATAG
- a CDS encoding histidine triad nucleotide-binding protein has protein sequence MFIKIISREIPATILYEDEELIAFEDIAPHAPCHFLVVPKKQIKTINEINENEAYLIGLMIFRAKEIVSKKGYANSGYRLVMNCNEDAGQTVGHIHLHVLAGRKLSWPPG, from the coding sequence TTGTTTATAAAAATTATTTCAAGAGAAATTCCGGCAACAATACTTTATGAGGATGAAGAATTAATTGCTTTTGAAGACATTGCGCCTCACGCCCCTTGTCACTTTTTAGTAGTACCAAAAAAACAAATAAAGACAATTAATGAGATTAATGAAAATGAAGCTTATCTAATAGGTTTAATGATATTTCGCGCTAAAGAAATTGTAAGTAAAAAAGGGTATGCAAATTCAGGCTACCGATTGGTAATGAACTGTAATGAAGACGCTGGACAAACCGTAGGCCATATTCATTTGCATGTACTTGCTGGTAGAAAACTATCTTGGCCGCCTGGATAA
- the recR gene encoding recombination mediator RecR: MKSDSVLEDLIVAFTMLPGIGHKSAVRMSYHLLQKNRPGGKSLAKAIEFAMDSISCCSSCRNFTTSEVCVICSQSKRDKSILCIVENPIDVLLIEQIGLFNGLYFVLMGHLSPLDGIGAYELGMPLLRSRVLQGGVKEMIIATNATVEGSATANYIKELTSDLKIKITRISHGLPAGSELEYVDSTTLACALMERKELN, encoded by the coding sequence ATGAAAAGTGATTCTGTGCTTGAGGATCTAATAGTTGCTTTTACAATGCTTCCTGGCATTGGCCATAAGTCTGCTGTTAGAATGTCTTACCACCTGCTTCAAAAAAATCGACCTGGTGGAAAAAGCCTAGCTAAAGCTATTGAATTCGCCATGGATTCAATCTCATGCTGCTCTTCTTGTAGAAATTTTACAACTTCCGAAGTGTGTGTAATTTGTTCTCAGTCTAAACGCGACAAATCTATACTATGTATTGTGGAAAACCCAATCGATGTGCTATTAATAGAACAAATCGGTCTATTTAATGGCTTATATTTTGTGTTAATGGGTCATTTATCACCTTTAGATGGTATTGGCGCCTATGAGTTAGGTATGCCACTTCTACGCTCTCGAGTATTGCAGGGGGGGGTGAAAGAAATGATTATCGCAACAAATGCAACTGTAGAGGGTTCAGCCACGGCAAATTACATAAAAGAGTTAACCAGTGATCTGAAAATAAAAATAACTAGAATTAGCCATGGATTACCTGCGGGTAGTGAGCTAGAATATGTAGATAGTACTACTTTGGCCTGTGCTTTAATGGAGCGAAAAGAACTGAATTAA
- a CDS encoding tyrosine-type recombinase/integrase, protein MLNIESYTRYLLLTKGLAKNTVASYLSDLKVYHQWHNSKFAKSEVVYSTDRISSYLKQYSISSQHRKRTTFVSFISWKSKQYPDIASKEVSIQIAKKNSQTLPITLSVNEVRSMFNLIEKVKSNYSGQELIILELLYGCGLRVSEVISLRISQIKLQEGIIRVVGKGGKERAVPLSDIAQKIITNYLSENLSKNSSVSDYLFPAKKNGTLLSRQYVWSLIHSLGKQIHLEKKCSPHSLRHAFATHMLNNGADIRSLQLLLGHASIATTQKYLHVAKNKLVDFHSKHHPRG, encoded by the coding sequence ATGTTAAATATTGAATCATACACAAGGTACTTGTTGCTAACAAAAGGATTAGCTAAAAATACCGTTGCGTCATATTTATCTGACCTAAAAGTATATCATCAATGGCACAACTCGAAATTTGCAAAATCTGAAGTAGTATATAGTACCGATCGCATCAGTTCATATCTTAAACAGTACTCTATAAGTTCGCAACATAGAAAAAGAACTACTTTTGTTTCATTTATTTCTTGGAAGTCTAAACAGTATCCCGATATAGCTAGTAAAGAAGTGTCGATACAGATTGCCAAAAAAAACAGCCAAACATTACCAATTACTTTATCTGTAAATGAAGTGCGTTCTATGTTTAATTTAATTGAAAAAGTTAAAAGTAATTATAGTGGGCAAGAACTAATTATTTTAGAACTTCTTTATGGTTGTGGTTTAAGAGTATCAGAAGTGATATCGCTACGAATAAGTCAAATAAAATTACAAGAAGGTATAATTAGAGTTGTCGGCAAAGGCGGGAAGGAGCGAGCTGTTCCCTTGAGTGATATCGCTCAAAAAATAATTACCAATTACTTGAGTGAGAACTTATCCAAGAATTCTAGTGTATCTGATTATTTGTTTCCAGCAAAAAAAAATGGCACATTACTGTCTCGTCAGTATGTGTGGTCGCTCATACATTCCTTAGGAAAGCAAATTCATTTAGAAAAGAAATGCTCACCTCATAGTCTAAGACATGCCTTCGCAACTCATATGCTCAATAATGGCGCTGACATTAGGTCATTGCAGTTGTTACTTGGCCACGCGTCAATTGCAACAACTCAAAAGTATTTACATGTAGCAAAAAATAAACTAGTTGATTTTCACTCTAAACATCATCCAAGAGGATAG
- the orn gene encoding oligoribonuclease, whose product MLISKDNLIWVDLEMTGLNPDTDLILEIATIVTDKNIEELVIGPHFTIHQPINVLDSMDNWNRLHHGKSGLIKDVLGSSITVEMAEQITIKFLSKYCYPGESPMCGNSICQDRRFMARLMPNLEQFFHYRNLDVSTLKILVNRWLPDRAMKRDKKKSAHRALDDIKDSIKEIKYYKSIIFENR is encoded by the coding sequence ATGCTGATTAGTAAAGATAATCTAATTTGGGTTGATTTAGAAATGACTGGACTAAATCCAGACACAGATTTAATACTTGAAATTGCTACAATTGTAACTGATAAAAATATTGAGGAGTTGGTAATCGGCCCCCATTTTACGATCCATCAACCAATCAATGTGTTGGACTCAATGGATAATTGGAATAGGTTGCACCATGGAAAATCTGGTCTAATTAAAGACGTGCTTGGTAGTTCAATTACCGTAGAAATGGCTGAACAGATAACTATTAAATTTTTAAGCAAGTATTGCTATCCAGGCGAATCGCCAATGTGTGGTAATTCTATATGCCAGGATAGAAGATTTATGGCAAGATTAATGCCAAATTTAGAACAGTTTTTTCATTACAGGAACTTAGATGTCAGCACACTAAAAATATTAGTTAATCGATGGTTGCCAGATCGAGCGATGAAGCGGGATAAAAAAAAATCAGCGCATAGAGCATTGGACGATATTAAAGATTCTATAAAAGAGATCAAGTACTATAAAAGTATTATTTTTGAAAACCGGTAA
- a CDS encoding NADP-dependent malic enzyme, which yields MDDAKKIFKKQALEYHSSFPAGKLEICPTKSMHTSHDLSLAYSPGVAEPCIEISKDQTLINTYTSRSNLVGVITNGTAVLGLGDIGPYAAKPVMEGKAVLFKKFADINVFDLEIKQTSVEAFCDIVSSLEPTFGGINLEDIKSPECFDIERILQERMNIPVFHDDQHGTAIVVVAAFLNALSVVQKDPQKVKVCAVGIGAAGTSCLNMFKSVGVLKENIIACDEFGVIYKGRDAKITPPHKEQFALQTSLRTLSEAINGCDVFLGLSVGNICTQEMVKTMAPNPILFCLANPIPEINPNDVIAVRPDALCATGRSDFPNQVNNVLCFPFLFRGALDVGALKITHGMKIACAKAIAQLATREVDEFIAGAYGGNEMVFGRDYILPKPFDSRLVMEIAPAVALAAMKDGVATKPIVDIEQYRLSLERIVTRTSWSALGLRTKKSAKLIKVIFSEGEDHRVLRAAQSTIENKISFPILVGRKTVIEQYINRLNLRIQVDKDFQIVDPQDDPRYREYWESYHEIAGRKGVSIPNARKLLLTNQTVIGSLLLKKGEGDALVCGTTGAFKDHLFYIDQILGKENGIKNYCSVSVAFLKDQTIFIADTQVTVQPTVQELVEITELSIDVVRQFKLMPKIALLSHSSFGSSNLPQAVKMSDAVNILQKKYPTIAIDGEMMPDAALHYSIRSELLANNKLMHENANLLIMPDMDSASISFRLLKATSANQDVIASILAGCAYPAHILTNTVSSRSIFNITKYIQSKIESSQEKL from the coding sequence ATGGATGATGCAAAGAAAATATTTAAAAAACAAGCATTAGAGTACCACTCTTCGTTCCCAGCTGGTAAGCTTGAAATTTGTCCAACAAAGTCAATGCATACTAGTCATGATTTATCGTTAGCATATTCACCTGGTGTTGCTGAGCCATGTATTGAAATATCAAAAGATCAAACATTAATAAATACGTATACTTCTAGAAGTAATCTTGTTGGTGTGATCACAAATGGTACAGCAGTGTTAGGATTGGGTGATATCGGACCATATGCTGCAAAACCAGTAATGGAAGGTAAGGCAGTGCTTTTTAAAAAATTTGCAGATATTAATGTTTTTGATCTAGAAATAAAACAAACTTCTGTTGAAGCGTTTTGTGATATTGTGTCTTCATTAGAGCCAACATTTGGTGGAATAAATTTAGAGGATATAAAATCCCCTGAATGTTTTGACATAGAAAGAATATTGCAAGAAAGAATGAATATTCCAGTTTTTCATGATGATCAACATGGCACAGCAATTGTAGTGGTCGCGGCATTTCTTAACGCATTGAGTGTTGTTCAAAAAGATCCGCAAAAAGTAAAAGTGTGTGCGGTGGGGATAGGTGCAGCAGGTACTTCATGTTTAAATATGTTCAAGTCTGTTGGGGTCTTAAAGGAAAATATAATTGCGTGCGATGAGTTTGGGGTTATTTACAAAGGCAGAGATGCAAAAATTACACCTCCTCATAAAGAACAGTTTGCTTTGCAAACATCATTAAGAACGTTATCTGAAGCTATTAATGGTTGTGATGTTTTTCTTGGATTATCAGTGGGTAATATTTGCACTCAAGAAATGGTAAAAACCATGGCTCCCAATCCAATATTGTTTTGTTTGGCAAACCCTATTCCAGAAATTAACCCAAATGATGTAATTGCAGTGCGACCAGACGCACTTTGCGCTACAGGTAGATCTGATTTTCCAAATCAAGTAAACAATGTGCTTTGCTTTCCTTTCCTTTTTCGTGGAGCTTTAGACGTAGGTGCACTTAAAATTACTCATGGAATGAAAATTGCGTGTGCAAAAGCTATTGCACAATTAGCCACTAGAGAAGTAGATGAATTTATAGCTGGGGCGTATGGTGGAAATGAAATGGTGTTTGGAAGAGACTATATTTTACCTAAGCCTTTTGATTCTAGACTAGTGATGGAAATTGCCCCTGCGGTTGCTTTAGCCGCAATGAAAGATGGTGTGGCTACAAAACCAATTGTGGATATTGAACAGTACCGGTTATCACTTGAACGAATTGTGACCAGAACTTCTTGGAGTGCTTTAGGGCTAAGAACAAAAAAAAGCGCAAAATTAATTAAGGTTATCTTTTCTGAAGGTGAAGACCACAGAGTGTTACGTGCCGCACAGTCAACAATTGAAAATAAAATATCGTTCCCTATTCTTGTTGGAAGAAAAACTGTTATTGAACAGTATATTAATAGACTTAATCTCCGAATACAAGTCGATAAAGATTTTCAGATAGTTGATCCGCAAGATGATCCACGGTATAGAGAATATTGGGAAAGTTATCATGAAATTGCTGGGAGAAAAGGAGTATCAATCCCAAATGCAAGAAAATTACTACTAACCAATCAAACTGTAATTGGCTCACTTTTACTTAAAAAGGGTGAAGGTGATGCTTTAGTGTGTGGTACCACTGGAGCGTTCAAAGACCATCTCTTTTATATTGATCAAATACTAGGAAAAGAAAATGGTATAAAAAATTATTGTTCAGTCAGTGTTGCGTTTCTTAAAGACCAGACAATTTTTATTGCCGATACTCAAGTTACAGTTCAACCAACTGTGCAAGAATTAGTAGAAATAACTGAGTTATCAATTGATGTGGTGCGTCAATTTAAGTTGATGCCTAAAATTGCTTTATTATCGCATTCAAGTTTTGGAAGCTCTAATCTACCTCAAGCGGTGAAAATGAGCGATGCCGTAAATATTTTACAAAAAAAATATCCCACAATAGCAATTGATGGAGAAATGATGCCCGATGCTGCGTTGCATTATTCAATTAGAAGTGAGTTACTTGCTAACAATAAGTTGATGCATGAAAATGCTAATTTGCTTATTATGCCTGACATGGATTCTGCAAGTATCTCATTTAGACTACTTAAAGCCACATCTGCAAATCAAGATGTTATAGCCTCAATATTGGCTGGATGTGCGTATCCTGCACACATACTTACCAACACTGTTTCCTCGAGAAGTATTTTTAATATTACGAAATACATTCAATCAAAAATTGAATCATCACAAGAAAAACTATGA
- a CDS encoding DsbC family protein, which translates to MNHNLLAPLLTMLLFYTHLSYSEVNPLPDIKKIKTIFEGMYSKNDLDGIIVSKTPVTKLFEVTIGTQQFYIDSTSRYLIVGEMYDLEKKTKLISKQIQKSVIQKLSSFGFENMLQYGPPENKQRVFIFTDYTCGYCKKFHKQISSVVALGITVNYILFSREGANSNSAQHMSNILCVTKSERNVIFDNLINNNTIPVISCKNDFLLKSETLGREIQLSGTPMIITGNGSVIGGFLTPEELKDRLKLEN; encoded by the coding sequence ATGAATCATAATTTACTTGCGCCTCTTCTGACTATGTTGTTATTTTACACACACCTTTCCTATAGTGAAGTTAACCCACTTCCAGATATAAAAAAAATTAAAACAATATTTGAAGGGATGTATTCAAAAAATGATCTCGATGGTATTATTGTTTCAAAGACCCCAGTAACTAAATTGTTCGAAGTAACTATTGGAACTCAACAATTTTATATAGATTCTACCTCTCGGTACTTGATTGTAGGTGAAATGTATGACCTAGAAAAAAAAACGAAACTAATCTCTAAACAAATACAAAAATCAGTTATTCAAAAACTAAGTTCATTTGGGTTTGAGAATATGCTACAATACGGCCCGCCCGAGAATAAACAACGGGTTTTTATTTTTACTGACTATACTTGTGGTTACTGTAAGAAATTCCATAAGCAAATATCATCAGTGGTTGCCTTAGGAATAACGGTAAATTATATTTTATTTTCAAGAGAGGGTGCAAACTCAAATTCAGCACAGCATATGTCCAATATATTATGCGTTACTAAATCAGAAAGAAATGTTATTTTTGATAATTTAATTAACAATAATACTATTCCGGTCATCTCTTGTAAAAATGATTTCTTGCTAAAGTCTGAGACTTTAGGAAGGGAAATTCAGTTATCTGGAACCCCTATGATAATAACTGGAAATGGAAGTGTTATCGGAGGATTCCTAACTCCAGAAGAATTAAAAGATAGACTTAAATTGGAAAATTAA
- a CDS encoding LptF/LptG family permease — protein MKRLYTLLKMPPTITHLIIKNIILNSLLFSLVMVFIFGIFRMINTFREFRIDEIPLIDSIALTITQGFSYYFVLLLPLSCAVGVLFTMYQKIKSNEYVACISLSMKVSLFLKITMLFSLIMVLISLLCTELLIPSSYRYLDELKNKIKSKNYFEKQNQYWFKTPYGVLLFEQYGNPQLLSSVMQIFVSNNGELQKVVLIKNAKYNYEKKIWELYRVQEHIPKELSYRKIEKELVQETNFIEYRSIKMLTLPHHGLSVRTLVWYSFIQYRNQVIPYDLIVEIISRFSNLIAIVTFSCLALLSILRIPKSRANSYKIKRSIAIIFFSLFIILLTQNIIIQSFTSISLYLLFYLIYITLIFYTLKNWYNKSTQC, from the coding sequence ATGAAGAGACTGTATACATTATTAAAAATGCCACCGACAATCACTCACTTAATTATTAAAAATATTATTCTCAACTCTCTGCTATTTAGTCTTGTGATGGTATTTATTTTCGGCATATTTAGAATGATTAACACTTTTAGGGAATTTAGAATTGATGAAATTCCGTTAATTGATAGCATAGCACTAACAATCACCCAAGGTTTCAGCTATTATTTTGTGCTCCTATTACCTCTGTCTTGTGCTGTCGGAGTACTTTTTACAATGTATCAGAAAATAAAATCAAACGAATACGTTGCCTGCATTTCATTATCTATGAAAGTAAGTTTATTTCTAAAAATTACAATGTTATTTTCTCTGATTATGGTACTTATTTCTTTATTGTGCACTGAATTACTAATACCTAGTTCTTATCGTTACTTAGATGAATTGAAAAATAAAATTAAGTCAAAAAATTATTTTGAAAAACAAAATCAATATTGGTTTAAAACTCCATACGGTGTATTGTTGTTTGAGCAATATGGAAACCCTCAACTGTTATCTAGCGTTATGCAAATATTTGTATCAAATAATGGAGAATTGCAAAAAGTAGTCTTAATTAAAAATGCAAAATATAATTATGAGAAAAAAATATGGGAGTTATATAGAGTACAAGAACACATACCAAAGGAGCTATCATATCGTAAGATTGAAAAAGAATTAGTACAAGAAACTAATTTTATTGAGTATCGAAGTATAAAAATGCTAACTTTACCACATCATGGGTTATCGGTAAGAACCTTGGTGTGGTATTCTTTTATTCAATATCGAAACCAAGTAATACCTTACGATCTAATCGTTGAAATTATATCAAGGTTCTCAAATCTTATTGCTATAGTTACTTTTTCATGTCTTGCGCTTTTAAGTATCTTACGAATCCCAAAGTCTAGAGCCAATAGTTATAAGATTAAAAGGTCTATCGCAATAATATTTTTTTCTTTATTCATAATACTTTTAACCCAGAATATTATCATCCAATCTTTCACTTCAATATCTCTCTACCTTTTATTTTATTTGATTTATATAACACTAATTTTTTACACATTAAAAAATTGGTATAATAAATCGACACAATGTTAA
- a CDS encoding LptF/LptG family permease: MALEFIRIKFIRVFMLIFAMFIAIYVFIHALSLNSKFSITNMKLEILFQAMFYSIFPDVVQTILPATAFFATLYFIYSMINNRELIALCSLGFGFDKLIKLVYSIIFPIAVIAFVMVNFVVPRVFYERDVLFSSLYVKNKISDLKERSFSSFGNDIILFLGSSNTINSTNYFYPTILFKTNKKGVFVDVTEKLAISTTHNTPELVFNNGSQLFLQYDKPEIIIYTKYKSKSQTITPKLIFNSNKNVYYPTSELFKLPINEKLNIMYERCVGIIQLLLFPIIVIILSVKTLGNRTGFKAIPIIFLYFITRSIYANLDIVSINGIEPYTLISWISATILFMVVMFKRKWNLQ, from the coding sequence ATGGCACTTGAATTTATTAGAATAAAATTTATCCGTGTGTTTATGCTTATCTTTGCTATGTTTATAGCAATATATGTGTTTATACATGCGCTGTCATTAAATTCTAAATTTTCTATTACAAATATGAAGTTAGAAATTTTATTTCAAGCTATGTTCTATAGTATTTTTCCTGATGTAGTTCAAACAATCTTACCTGCCACTGCTTTTTTTGCTACGTTGTATTTTATTTATTCAATGATTAATAATAGAGAGTTAATCGCACTTTGCTCGCTTGGTTTTGGTTTTGATAAACTAATTAAATTGGTATACTCAATTATTTTTCCAATTGCTGTGATTGCGTTTGTCATGGTTAATTTTGTAGTGCCTCGTGTATTTTATGAGCGGGATGTGCTTTTTTCATCTCTGTATGTAAAAAATAAAATATCAGATCTAAAAGAACGTAGCTTTTCATCTTTTGGAAATGATATTATTCTATTTTTAGGATCAAGTAACACTATTAATAGTACGAATTATTTTTACCCTACAATTTTATTTAAAACAAACAAAAAAGGTGTTTTCGTCGATGTCACAGAAAAATTAGCAATAAGTACAACTCATAATACACCAGAGCTTGTTTTTAATAACGGAAGTCAATTATTTTTACAGTACGATAAACCTGAAATAATAATTTATACAAAATATAAATCTAAATCGCAAACAATCACGCCAAAGTTAATATTTAATAGTAATAAAAATGTCTATTATCCAACATCAGAATTATTTAAATTGCCAATTAATGAAAAATTAAACATTATGTATGAAAGATGCGTTGGGATAATCCAGTTACTTTTATTTCCAATAATTGTAATAATACTTTCGGTAAAAACTTTAGGCAATCGAACTGGATTTAAGGCAATCCCAATTATTTTTTTATATTTTATAACGAGATCGATATATGCAAATTTAGATATAGTATCAATAAATGGTATAGAACCTTACACATTGATTTCGTGGATAAGTGCAACAATCTTATTCATGGTGGTTATGTTTAAAAGAAAATGGAATCTACAATGA